The Anopheles marshallii chromosome X, idAnoMarsDA_429_01, whole genome shotgun sequence genome includes a window with the following:
- the LOC128709986 gene encoding uncharacterized protein LOC128709986, with protein MWSTGRGPNQKWAHRMILIALCYLIQLAAPTNEIWPVERPDGMPSITALEVMCGKDHMDVHLSFSAPFEGIVSSKGQHSDPRCIYVPPSTGKTFFTFRISYSRCGTKPDLNGQFYENTVVVQYDKDLLEVWDEAKRLRCEWFNDYEKTASKPPMVIADLDVIQLDFRGDNVDCWMEIQQGKGPWAPAVSGIVPLGSTMTLVVAINDFRGEFDMRVKSCVASDGAGHVIKLSDEYGCVLRPKMISRFLKARAPDDKASVITYAFFHAFKFPDALSVHIKCKVEICRHGCLDHCQHSGAPVGVGTPSVPGGPKQHDLLERKDTLVNQNSNDILAGDSAEDLDSGMNGQDVYYDDIIHTEKHLNQYKKPMPNQPLKKKDSYLQYHHHSREPMDDIESLFLSDHSALSADVMKKQSQGPPGPPVGMPGMPGMGMGPGKYPPQPLQQMGQKPMPGPGTPMDDDKFPHGPRQMDAEKRMGLPAVAGPRALNLDAEDVQNQSYNQAGGRVRQRRSVRVTDRKARSADIGVSGIYEVISEADLAFNPDSKQEAVTVFQGKITEEVVYGICMPVPGFSILFILVISATIISALIAGSLLYRYQLQKEMIANRTQSHSAPMNSIATWMTLRLFRSRHNGSVVGGGGGAAVRPMDLNASNQ; from the exons ATGTGGAGCACGGGCAGGGGTCCTAACCAGAAATGGGCCCATCGAATGATTCTGATTGCGCTGTGCTACCTG ATCCAATTAGCTGCACCGACCAACGAAATATGGCCAGTAGAACGTCCCGATGGTATGCCCTCGATAACAGCACTGGAGGTGATGTGCGGCAAGGATCACATGGACGTTCATCTATCGTTTTCGGCACCCTTCGAAGGGATCGTCAGTTCGAAAG GCCAACATAGCGATCCCAGATGCATTTATGTGCCCCCGTCGACGGGGAAGACGTTCTTTACCTTCCGCATTTCTTACTCGCGCTGCGGCACCAAACCGGACCTAAACGGTCAGTTCTACGAAAACACAGTCGTCGTGCAGTACGATAAGGATCTGCTGGAGGTGTGGGACGAGGCGAAACGGTTGCGTTGCGAGTGGTTCAACGATTACGAGAAGACCGCATCCAAGCCGCCGATGGTAATTGCTGATCTGGATGTGATTCAGCTCGACTTCCgag GTGACAATGTGGACTGTTGGATGGAGATACAGCAGGGTAAAGGACCGTGGGCACCGGCAGTGAGTGGTATCGTACCGCTGGGGTCGACCATGACGCTGGTGGTAGCGATAAACGATTTCCGCGGTGAGTTTGACATGCGCGTCAAGTCCTGCGTCGCATCGGACGGCGCCGGGCACGTGATAAAGCTGTCGGACGAGTACGGTTGCGTGCTGCGGCCGAAGATGATCTCGCGCTTTTTGAAGGCCCGCGCCCCGGACGATAAAGCGTCGGTCATTACGTACGCGTTCTTCCATGCCTTCAAGTTCCCGGACGCACTCAGCGTACACATCAAGTGTAAGGTGGAAATTTGCCGACACGGTTGTCTGGATCATTGCCAGCACAGTGGTGCGCCGGTTGGTGTTGGCACACCGAGCGTGCCCGGTGGTCCGAAACAGCACGATCTCCTTGAgcggaaggatacgctggtgAATCAGAACAGCAACGACATACTGGCCGGTGATTCGGCGGAGGATCTGGACTCGGGCATGAACGGGCAGGATGTGTACTATGACGACATTATTCACACGGAGAAACATCTCAACCAGTACAAGAAACCCATGCCGAATCAGCCACTGAAGAAGAAGGACAGCTACCTCCAGTATCACCATCACAGCCGTGAACCGATGGACGATATCGAATCCCTGTTCCTGAGTGACCATTCAGCACTGTCCGCCGATGTGATGAAGAAGCAATCGCAGGGTCCACCGGGACCACCGGTTGGTATGCCGGGCATGCCGGGTATGGGCATGGGTCCGGGCAAGTATCCGCCCCAACCGTTGCAGCAGATGGGCCAGAAGCCGATGCCCGGTCCCGGTACGCCGATGGATGACGATAAGTTCCCGCACGGACCGCGCCAGATGGATGCGGAGAAGCGGATGGGTTTGCCGGCCGTGGCCGGTCCGCGTGCCCTCAACCTGGACGCGGAGGACGTCCAGAACCAGAGTTACAATCAGGCGGGCGGGCGAGTGCGTCAACGGCGCTCGGTGCGCGTCACCGACCGGAAGGCCCGTTCCGCAGACATTGGCGTGAGTGGCATCTACGAGGTCATCTCCGAGGCGGATCTAGCGTTCAATCCGGACAGCAAACAGGAGGCGGTAACCGTATTCCAGGGCAAAATTACCGAAGAGGTGGTGTACGGCATCTGTATGCCGGTGCCCGGTTTTAGCATCCTTTTCATTCTGGTCATATCGGCGACCATCATTTCCGCCCTGATCGCCGGTTCGCTGCTGTACAGATATCAGCTGCAGAAGGAAATGATTGCGAACCGAACGCAGAGCCACAGCGCGCCAATGAACTCGATCGCCACGTGGATGACGTTACGTCTCTTCCGGTCCCGGCACAATGGGTCGgtcgtcggtggtggtggtggtgcggcaGTACGTCCGATGGACCTGAACGCCAGCAACCAGTAG